One Serpentinicella alkaliphila DNA segment encodes these proteins:
- the mraY gene encoding phospho-N-acetylmuramoyl-pentapeptide-transferase, producing MIHQKQIIYTIIIGFVITLILGPLIIPFLKRLKAGQTIREEGPESHKTKSGTPTIGGIIIITSIFITSLSSGIIDNDLWVALIATLAFGLIGFIDDFIKVVMKRNLGLRAYQKLILQTTVAVLIAWYHMSQSHTALGTKIIVPFINGSLQIGNFVIPEYLDIGRFYVPFIIFVVVATVNSANLTDGLDGLAAGVTLIVAAFFSLLAMNYGSNSLAIFSSAIVGACLGFLRFNSHPAKVFMGDTGSLALGGAIATIAVLMNVALIIPVVAGIFFIETLSVIIQVISFKSTGKRVFKMTPLHHHFELSGWKETKVVTVFWISTVILCLIGAIGVF from the coding sequence ATGATTCACCAGAAACAGATTATATATACAATTATTATAGGGTTTGTAATTACACTTATATTAGGCCCATTAATAATACCTTTTTTAAAAAGATTAAAAGCAGGCCAAACTATTAGAGAGGAAGGGCCTGAAAGTCATAAAACAAAAAGCGGAACTCCTACGATTGGTGGAATAATAATAATAACATCTATATTTATAACCTCTCTATCTTCAGGAATTATAGATAATGATTTGTGGGTAGCACTAATAGCAACTTTAGCCTTTGGGTTAATTGGATTTATAGATGATTTTATAAAAGTTGTAATGAAGAGAAACTTAGGGTTAAGGGCATATCAGAAGTTAATTTTACAAACAACTGTAGCAGTTTTAATAGCATGGTACCATATGTCACAGTCACATACGGCCTTAGGCACAAAAATAATTGTTCCATTTATTAATGGTAGTTTACAAATAGGTAATTTTGTTATACCAGAATACTTAGATATAGGTAGATTTTATGTACCATTTATAATTTTTGTTGTTGTAGCAACAGTTAACAGTGCGAATTTAACTGATGGACTAGATGGTTTAGCAGCAGGTGTAACTTTAATAGTAGCCGCGTTTTTTAGTCTACTTGCTATGAATTACGGAAGTAATAGTCTTGCAATATTTTCAAGTGCTATTGTAGGGGCTTGTCTAGGATTTTTAAGGTTTAATAGCCATCCTGCTAAGGTATTTATGGGAGACACGGGCTCTTTAGCCCTTGGAGGTGCTATTGCAACGATTGCAGTCCTTATGAATGTTGCATTAATTATACCAGTTGTAGCAGGAATATTTTTTATAGAAACTCTATCTGTTATTATTCAGGTAATATCCTTTAAATCAACGGGTAAAAGGGTTTTTAAAATGACTCCATTACATCACCATTTTGAACTATCTGGTTGGAAAGAAACAAAGGTAGTAACTGTATTTTGGATATCAACTGTGATTTTATGTCTTATAGGTGCTATAGGAGTATTTTAG
- the murD gene encoding UDP-N-acetylmuramoyl-L-alanine--D-glutamate ligase, with protein sequence MELKNKKVLVIGFAVTGIPLVKVLNTLGASIIVNDLRTEEDLKDSIAELHGIDVNYYLGKHPDNIEELGKIDLAIISPGIPLTIPFVKEIQKAGIELIGEIELAYRLSRGTIIAITGTNGKTTTTALMGEIFKNANRNTHVVGNIGVAAISKALETKEDDYIIMEISSFQLESCVYFHPHIATVLNITPDHLNRHGNMENYADIKFSIFKNQNQRDYAIINYDNDITYDKSKDLNNVIYFSRISELQRGVFVKDNNIIIKENENEIEVIHIKDIRIPGMHNVENALAATTMSYYSGISVETIRETLKAFKGVEHRIQYVDSINGVSFYNDSKATNINSTIKAIESVEAPIILLAGGMDKGDEFDLLFEGLHNKVKSMFVYGETASKILDSGRKYGFNSIFKVTNLKEAVMGAYKISNDGDSILLSPACASWDMYKNFEERGKEFINLVANLRG encoded by the coding sequence TTGGAACTAAAAAATAAAAAAGTTTTAGTAATAGGATTTGCTGTTACAGGGATACCATTAGTTAAAGTACTTAATACTTTAGGTGCAAGTATTATTGTTAACGATTTGCGTACTGAAGAGGATTTAAAGGATAGTATAGCAGAGCTTCATGGTATAGATGTTAATTATTACCTGGGAAAACACCCAGATAATATAGAGGAACTTGGTAAAATCGATCTAGCAATAATTTCCCCGGGAATCCCTTTAACAATACCCTTTGTTAAAGAAATTCAAAAGGCTGGAATTGAGCTTATTGGGGAAATAGAGTTGGCATATAGGTTATCAAGAGGTACAATTATTGCCATAACAGGAACAAATGGAAAAACAACTACAACAGCATTAATGGGAGAAATATTTAAAAATGCCAATAGAAACACTCATGTAGTTGGTAATATTGGTGTGGCGGCTATTTCTAAAGCCTTAGAAACTAAAGAAGATGATTATATTATTATGGAAATCAGTTCCTTTCAGTTAGAGAGCTGTGTTTATTTTCATCCTCATATAGCTACGGTTTTGAATATAACACCGGACCATTTGAATCGACATGGCAATATGGAAAACTATGCTGATATAAAGTTTAGTATATTTAAAAACCAAAACCAAAGGGATTATGCAATTATAAATTATGATAACGATATTACTTATGATAAAAGTAAGGATTTGAATAATGTTATTTATTTTAGCCGAATCTCTGAGTTGCAAAGAGGGGTATTTGTTAAGGATAATAATATTATTATTAAAGAAAATGAAAATGAAATTGAAGTAATACATATTAAAGATATAAGAATTCCAGGTATGCATAATGTAGAAAATGCCCTTGCAGCTACAACTATGAGCTACTATAGTGGAATATCAGTTGAGACTATAAGAGAAACATTAAAGGCCTTTAAAGGCGTTGAGCATAGAATTCAGTATGTTGATTCAATAAATGGAGTAAGTTTTTATAACGACTCTAAGGCAACTAATATAAACTCAACTATAAAAGCAATAGAATCAGTTGAAGCACCAATTATTCTTTTAGCAGGTGGAATGGATAAGGGTGATGAGTTTGACCTATTATTTGAAGGCTTACATAATAAAGTTAAGAGTATGTTTGTGTATGGTGAGACTGCATCTAAAATATTAGACTCTGGACGTAAATATGGATTTAATTCTATATTCAAAGTGACTAATTTAAAAGAAGCAGTAATGGGTGCATATAAAATCTCAAATGATGGTGACTCAATTTTATTATCACCTGCCTGTGCAAGTTGGGATATGTATAAGAATTTTGAAGAAAGAGGTAAGGAATTTATCAACCTTGTTGCAAATTTAAGGGGGTAA
- the ftsW gene encoding putative lipid II flippase FtsW, which translates to MKGKNSYDITIIITVALLVVIGIIMVFSSSYSYSLGTKGDPFFFLKRLLVWAVVGSIAMWVFARIKYWTLQRYANILLLGALTTLILVLTPLGININGASRWLGVGSLTVMPSEIAKFAVIIFVPTSIVRKKEKIQTFTYGLLPYLTLCGIIFGLIYLQPDFSTAFVVCVVIISMVFVGGIKLSHFIALIAMGASGLASMITYIFISGKGYKARRITAFLDPWADPSDSGFQAVQSLLAIGSGGLFGKGLGKSIQKHFYLPEPQNDFIFAIISEELGFIGGVFIILLFVILIWRGIRVAINAPDLLGCLMASGIISMITVQVMINIAVATSSMPVTGMPLPFISYGGTSLVITMACMGILLNISRHSKLDRS; encoded by the coding sequence TTGAAAGGAAAAAATTCATATGATATAACTATAATAATAACTGTAGCTCTTTTGGTAGTTATTGGAATTATAATGGTTTTTAGCTCAAGCTATTCCTATTCCTTAGGTACTAAAGGTGACCCGTTTTTTTTTCTGAAAAGGCTTTTGGTTTGGGCTGTTGTAGGTAGCATAGCAATGTGGGTATTTGCGAGAATAAAGTACTGGACTCTACAGAGATATGCAAATATCTTACTTTTAGGGGCTCTTACTACACTTATTTTAGTTTTAACTCCATTAGGAATAAACATAAATGGCGCTTCTAGATGGCTTGGTGTTGGCTCCCTTACAGTTATGCCCTCGGAAATTGCAAAGTTTGCTGTAATAATATTTGTTCCGACAAGTATTGTACGAAAAAAAGAAAAGATACAGACTTTTACTTATGGATTGTTACCTTATTTAACTTTATGCGGGATAATATTTGGTTTAATTTATTTGCAGCCAGATTTTAGTACCGCTTTTGTTGTCTGTGTTGTAATTATTTCAATGGTTTTTGTTGGTGGTATAAAGCTATCTCACTTTATAGCATTAATAGCTATGGGAGCTAGTGGATTAGCCAGTATGATAACATATATATTTATTTCAGGAAAAGGATATAAGGCTAGAAGGATAACTGCCTTCCTAGACCCATGGGCTGATCCATCAGATAGTGGATTCCAAGCGGTACAATCTTTACTTGCTATAGGCTCAGGTGGACTTTTTGGAAAAGGACTTGGAAAAAGCATACAAAAGCATTTCTATTTACCAGAGCCCCAAAATGACTTTATTTTTGCTATCATTAGTGAGGAGTTAGGGTTCATTGGGGGGGTATTTATTATTCTGCTATTTGTAATTCTAATATGGAGAGGAATAAGAGTAGCTATTAATGCACCGGATTTGCTGGGCTGTTTAATGGCTTCAGGAATTATTTCTATGATAACGGTTCAAGTTATGATTAATATAGCAGTTGCAACATCATCAATGCCTGTTACCGGAATGCCATTGCCTTTTATAAGCTATGGGGGAACATCTTTAGTGATAACTATGGCATGTATGGGGATTTTGTTAAACATTTCGAGGCATTCAAAACTTGATAGGAGTTGA